In Bifidobacterium scardovii JCM 12489 = DSM 13734, the genomic stretch GTCGTTCGCCCGCGAGGACATGCAGACCAGCGTGTTCAAGGCCACGTCGAAGCGCATCTACGACATCTTCCTCAAGGCCGAGCTGGTGCTCGCGGCCGTCGACCCGATCATCCAGACCACCGTGTGGGGGTGCCTGCTGCTCATCAGCTGGGTCGGCTCGCACCTGATCGTGCAGGACCGGCTCACCACCGGCGATCTGACCAGCCTGCTCATGTACTGCATGAACATCCTCATGAGCCTGGTCATGCTGTCGATGACCGTCGTGATGATCACCATGTCGTCGGCGAGCGCGCGGCGCATCGTCGAGGTGCTGGTCGAGCGCGACGACATGCCCGTCGCCGCCCATCCGGTCACCGAGGTGGCCGACGGCTCGATCGAATTCAGCCATGTCGACTTCGCCTATCCTGCCGTCGTCCTGTCCGAGCACGATCCGGCCGCGAGGCGTCGCGCCGAGGCGACGCGGCGGCTGGGTTCGCGCGGCCCGGAGAACGTGCTCGACGACATCGACCTGACGATCCCGTCCGGTGCGGTGGTCGGCGTGATCGGCGGCACCGGGTCGTCGAAGACCACGCTCGTCAACCTCATCCCGCGCCTGTACGACGTCACCGACGGCTCTCTTAAAGTCGGCGGCGTCGACGTGCGCGACTACGACCGCGGCGCGCTGCGCGACAACGTGGCCGTCGTGCTGCAGAACAACGTGCTGTTTTCCGGCACGATCCTGAGCAATCTGCGCTGGGGCGACCCCGGCGCCACCGTCGAGGACTGCCGTCGCGCGTGCCGCATCGCCTGCGCCGACGAGTTCATCGACCGGCTGCCGGACGGCTACGAGTCGGTCGTCGAGCAGGGAGGGCAGAACTTCTCCGGCGGCCAGAAGCAGCGGCTGTGCATCGCCCGCGCGCTGCTCAAGAACCCGAAGGTGCTGATCCTCGACGATTCCACGTCGGCCGTCGACACGGGCACCGACGCGCGGATCAGGCGCGCGTTCGCCAGCCGGATGCCCGGCGTGACGAAGATCATCATCGCGCAGCGCCTCTCGAGCGTCGAGGATGCCGACATGATCGTCGTGCTCGACGGCGGCCGGATCAACGGCGTCGGCACGCACGCCGAGCTGCTGGCCTCCAACGAGATCTACCGCAGCATCCACGAGCTGCAGACCCGCGGCGGCGGCGACTTCGACGAGGACGGCTTCGACCGGCTCGCGCCGGACGGCGGGGATGGAGAACGCGACGGCGGCGTGGACGGCGAAGCGCCCGCCGCGCAGGAGAGGACCGAGGAAGGGGAGGTGCGCTGATGCCCGGACCACGCAATGCCGGCCGCATGGCCGCGGGAGCCAAGCAGGGGCGCGAGCTCGACCATCCGTTCCGCACCTTCATGCGGCTGATGCGCTTCGTGCTGTCCCTGTACGGATGGCAGTACTGCGTCGTGATCGCGATGATCGTCGTGACGATCTTCGCGTCGGTGCGCGGCAATCTGTTCTTCCAGACGCTCATCGACGACTACATCATGCCCATGGTCACCACCGGCGACCACGATTTCGCGCCCCTGCTCGGCGCGATCGGCGCCATGGCGGCCCTGTACGCGGCGGGCATCGCCGCCTCGGCGGTCAGCGCGGTGATGAAGGCCTTCGTCACGCAGGGCTTCATGATGAAGCTCAGGAACCGCATGTTCTCGCATATGCAGCGGCTGCCGCTCGGCTATTTCGACACCAATTCGCGCGGCGACGTGATGAGCCTGTACACCAACGACATCGACACGCTGCGCCAGATGGTCTCGCAGTCGGTGCCGCAGATCATCAACTCGGTGATCTCGATCGCGATGGTGCTGGTGAGCATGATCTACCTGAGCGTGCCGCTGACCGTGGTGGTGCTCGTCGTCTCGGGCGTCATGGTGTGGACCACGAAGGTCCTCACCGGCAAGTCCGGCACGTTCTTCTCGCGCCAGCAGAAGTCGGTCGGCGCGCTCAACGGCTATGTCGAGGAGATGATGAGCGGGCAGAAGGTCGTCAAGGTGTTCACGCACGAGCAGGCCGCCAAACGGGACTTCCGCGCGCTCAACGACCGGCTGTACGAGGCCTCGAACAACGCGAACAAGTTCTCCGGGTTCCTCGGGCCGATCAACAACCAGCTTGGCTACGTGGCGTACGTGCTGTGCGCGCTGGTCGGCGGCGCGCTGGCCGTCAGCGGCGCCACGGGGCTCACGCTCGGCGCGCTCGTCAGCTTCCTGACCTTCGTGAAGAGCTTCACGATGCCGATCAGCCAGGTCAGCCAGCAGCTCAACGCGATCGTCATGGGCCTGGCCGGAGCGGACCGCATCTTCAAGCTGCTCGACCGCAGGGTCGAATCCGACGACGGCACGGTCACGCTGGTCAGCGTGCGCCGCGACGGCGAGGGGAACCTGGTCGAATCCGACCGGCGCACGGACCGGTGGGGGTGGAAGCCCGGGAGCCGGGAGGCCGGCGCCGCGGAACCGTCCGTCATCGTGCCGATGCGCGGCGACATCCGGCTCAGGGACGTGAGCTTCGGCTACGTGCCGGGCAAGACGATCCTGCACGACATGTCGATGTTCGCCAAGCCGGGCCAGAAAATCGCGCTCGTGGGATCGACGGGCGCCGGCAAGACGACGATCACCAACCTGATCACCCGCTTCTACGACATCGACGCCGGGTCGATCACCTACGACGGCATCGACATCGCGGACATCCGCAAGGCCGACCTGCGCCGGTCGCTGGGCATGGTGCTGCAGGACACGCACCTGTTCTCCGGGTCGATCATGGAGAACATCCGCTTCGGCCGTCTCGACGCCACCGACGAGGAGGTGATCGCCGCGGCGAAGCTCGCCAACGCGCACACCTTCATCGAACGGCTGCCCGGCGGGTACGGCACGCAGCTGTCCGCGGACGGCGCGTCCCTGAGCCAGGGGCAGCGCCAGATGCTGGCGATCGCCCGCGCCGCGGTGGCCGATCCGCCGGCGCTGATCCTCGACGAGGCGACCTCCTCGATCGACACGCGCACCGAAGCGCTGGTCCAGGAGGGCATGGACCAGCTCATGCGCGGCCGCACGACCTTCGTGATCGCGCACCGCCTCTCGACGATCCGCAACGCGGACTGCATCATGGTGATCGAGGCCGGGCGCATCATCGAACGCGGCACGCACGACGAGCTCATCGCCCAGCAGGGCCGGTACTACACGTTGTACACCGGGCTGAAGGGCGCCGGCGGGGCGGACTAGAGCCGCACGCCGAGGGCGGCGAGGGACTCGCGCGCCTGCAGCGCGTTCTCGAAGAGCACGCCGTGGATGCCGACCTCGTCGGCGCCCACCACGTTCCTGGCCGTATCGTCGAAGAACACGCACCGGCCGGTGTCCAGGCCGAAGCGGCTGAGCGCCAGCTCGTAGATGTCGGCGTTCGGCTTGTGCATCTTCTCCACGCCGGAGACGACGGTGCCCTGCAGCAGCTCCTCGAGGCGCGGGTACTTCTCGAACGCGATGTGGAAGGTCTCATGCGACCAGTTGGTCAGCCCCCACGCGCCGTAGCCGTTGGCCCGCAGGTCGGCGAGCAGCTCGACCATGCCGGGCAGAATGCGGGGCAGGGCGTCGCCGTAGTGGCCGATGTAGTAGCGGAAGACGCCGGCGATCCCGTCGCCCTGCTCGCGCACCACGTCGGGATAGATGGCGTCGAAGTCCTCGCCGGCGTCCATGCGGTCCTCGTAGCGGAAGAAGCCGTGCGGGTCGTCGTCGGCGCAGATCGCGTCCACCAGGTCCTGATCGAAATGCCCTTCGAGGCAGGCGCGGGTCTGCCAGTCCAGCAGCACGCCGCAGAAGTCGAAAATCACGTCGGTGATGGGGGCGTTGGTCATGATGCTCCTCAAATCAGCTGGTCGAACAATGCCGTTGCCCAGTGTAACGCGCCGGCCGCTCGGGCGCGGCGCTCACGACAGCAGGCGCCGGACCGCCTCGGGGATCGCGTCGATCACGTCGGAGGCGATGATCGGATGGCCGAGCGTGCCCATCGGCTTGCGCGCGGCGGTGCCGTAGATCACCGGCGGGTTGAAGCCGCGCTGGTCGGAGGCGGAGGCGATGGCCGCCGCGTACCCGTGCAGGTAGGCGCCGGCGGCGACGGCGTCCATCACCGGCTCATCCTCGTCCTGCTGGGCGATCAGGGCGCCGATCATGCCGGCGAGCACGTCGCCGGCACCGGCGGTGCCCAGCCATGCGGGCGCGCGGCCGACGACCAGCATCCGGGGTTCGGCGTCGTCGGGGCCGGACTCGTCGAATTCGATGTCGGCGGCCTCTTCGCCGTCCAGCGTTCCGGCGGTGCTCGGGCGCACCGCGGAGGCCGGGGCCTCGGCGTCATCCGCGTCGTTCGCCTCGCCGACCACGATGGTGATCGCGCCCTTGAGCAGCACGGTCGCGCCGGTCAGCTCGTGCGCGCGCAGCGCCCAGTGCAGGGGCTCGAGCTGCACGGCCTCCGCGTCGACGTCCTCGCCGCGATCGGACAGCAGCGCGGCCAATTCGCCGGCGTGCGGGGTGATCACCACCTGCGGCGGCACCTCGTCGGGCAGCAGGTCGAGCGCGCCGGCGTCCACGACCACCGGCGGCATGTCGTAGGCGAGATCGTCGTCGTCATCGTCGGAGATGGCATAGTGCGACAGCAGCTTCGCGATGGTCTGGCGCTGCGCGTCGCGCTGATCCTCATCGGCCTCCGCCGACGGCACGCCGGAACCGACGACCCACGCCTGGACGTGCCCCTTGCCGAGCACGGCCTCCGGGGTGACGTCGAGCACCATGGCGCGTGCGCGTTCCGGGCCCATGTACCGGATCATGCCGACGTTCGTGCGCGCGGCGGCCCTGGTCGAGAGCACGGCGGCGCCCGGGTAGCTGGCGGATCCGGTGATCAGCCCGGTCACGCCGCGGGAGTACTTCGCGTCGGCGAGCCGCGGCAGCCTGATCGCCTCGGTGGCGGTGTCGCCGGACACGGATTCGATCACGGGGCGGTGCCCGGCCAGGTCGAAGCCGAAGTCGACGAGCGTCACGCGGCCGCAGGCGTAGGCGGCCGGAGGCAGCATGGCGCACGGCTTCATCGCGCCGAACATCACGGTCACGTCGGCCGGAATGTACGGGCCGGTGATCGCGCCGTCGTCCACGCCGACGCCGGAGGGCGTGTCCACCGCCACGACCAGGGGGAATTCGCCGGCGGTCTCGCCGTAGGGCAGCGCGGTGCGGTCGGGGATGCCGCCGGTCACGCCGAGCGAGGCGGCCAGCGTGCCGGCGATGCCGCGCAGCTCGCCGGTCAGCCCGATGCCGGTCATCGCGTCGATGATCACATGGCAGTGCTGCGCCAGCTCGACGGCCGCGCGCAGCCGTTCGCCGGCCTCGCCGGCGCCGAACCCCGCGGCGCAGCCGGGAACCTCGGAGGCCGGGTCGAGCACCAGCACCTTGCCCCCGGCGCGCACGAACGCGGCGAACGCCTCGCGGTGCAGGGAGCGGCCGACCACCACGGCGGTCACGGCGGCGCCGTTCTCCGCCAGCGCGGCCGCGGCGTACAGCCCGTCGCCGCCGTTGTCGCCGGCGCCGGCCAGCAGCGCGATGCGCGCATCCGCGAGCGCCACCCCCTCCTCGTCGATGAGTCCGGCGGTCACATGGGCCGTGACGTTCGCCGCCATGCGCATCAGCGGCACGCCGCCGTCCAGCAGGGGTCGTTCCATCGCGCGCACGTCCGCCCCGCGGTACGCCGCGTGGCGCAGCGTGTGCAGTCTGCCCTCGTCAGTGTGATCGGCCATGATCTCGGTCATGATGCAAACCCCCTTGTATTCGGTACCAGCTCTTACTCTACCCTGATCGGGCGGCGTCGCGGTGCCGGACAAGGCGTGTCATGGGTGGTTTTTCGTCCGGATCAGCGAGACAATGGGGCAATGAGCAATGTTCTTGTCATCACCAGCAATCCCGAACCGTCCAGCATGACCAACGCCACGGGCGAGGCCTTCGCCGAGGGCGCCGGCGCGCAGGGCGCGCGCACCGAACTGATCGACCTGTACGGGATCGGGTTCGATCCCGTGTACACGGCCGCCGACCGGGCGCACTACCTGGGCCGTGGGCCGATGCCCGAGGACGTGGCGGCGCTGCAGGCCCGCCTCGCCGAGGCCGACGTGATCGCGATCGTGTTCCCGGTCTACTGGTACACGATGCCGGCCATGGTCAAGGGCCTGTTCGACCGGGTGATCTGCCGCGATTTCGCCTACCACGCCGACGGGCGCCCGGGCGCGCTGGCGGGCAAGACCGTCCGCGTGATCCTGCTGACCGGCGGGTCCCGGGAATGGTACGAGTCCGACGGCATCGGCGAGGCGCTCGACAACCAGATCCGCCGCCAGACCTTCGCCAAATACTGCGGCGTGACGGATGCCAAACTCGTCTACGTGGACAACCTGGCCATGGGCGACGACGATCCGGCCAAGCGACGTGCCGCGGCGGCGCAGCTCGATGGCATTCGGGAGCTCGGCGCCTCGCTCGTCCGATAACACCCGGCGGCCCGGCCGACCGCGTTTGGTCAAGGGAATGCGAGTTGCCGGTGCGCGGGTTGCCGGACGGAGCCGTTTGGAACGTTCCAAGCCCCGAATATCGGGCGGGGCAACCGGTTTCTATACTTTCCCGCGCACCGACAACTCGACACAGCCGCGCAACCGTACGCGGGGAAGCGGCCTATCACGCGCTTTTCGGGCGGTTCCACACTGTTATAGGAGCGACAGTAACAGTTGCAAAACTGTTATACAACCAACTGATACAGTGCTGGAAACCCTTGCCGTTGCTGGCATACGGTCCGCTTCGGGCTCCGGTGGGGCTGTAAGCCAGCAGGGGCGTGGTGGATGCGCGGAACACGAGGGCGGAGAGAATTCTTAACGCCAAGGCCAACGGCCATCACGGTGGACGGCATTGCGTGGGGAGCGTTGCGCAGGCACCGTGGCCGGCGGTTATGTTCCGGGCGTAATCGGCCCGCACGCGCCGTATCCTCCGGAATCCGCGTAGACTGGGCCTTCATGTGCAGACGTTTTGCCATGGACCTCGACTGGGACGCCATCGCGCGACAGTTCGCCGTGGACGATGACGACGTCTCCGACCGGCTGCCGCCGGCCTCGTACGCCGTCGCGCCGACGCAGACCATAGGCATCGTCGCCCAGGGCCGCGACGGGCGCAGGCATCTCAACGGCGCCCACTGGTCGCTGATTCCCCGCTGGTCAGCCAGCAAAACCCTGTCGTACCCGACCTACAACGCCCGCATGGAGTCTGCGCAGCACAAGCCCACCTTCGCCGAATCGGTCCAGTCGATGAGGGCCGTCATCCCGGCGAGCGGATACTACGAGTGGAAGGGCCGCCGCCCGTTCTACTTCCACGCGGAGCATGACGCTCCGCTGCTCATGGCCGGACTGTATTCGTGGTGGCGCCCCAACGCCTCGGCGCCCTGGCTGCTCACCGCCACGATCCTGACCTGCCCGGCCGCGGAGGAGTTCGCACGAATCCATGACCGGATGCCGATGCTGGTGCCCGCCGACATGACTGGCGAATGGCTCGACCGGTCCATCGACGGGGCGCGGCTGCTGCGCCCGGTATGCGAGGCTGGCGCGGAACTGTCGCGCGCCCTGCGCTTCCACGAGGTCGCCCCGCTGTCCGGAGACGGCAGAAGGCTCATCGCCCCGCTGGATCACAGCGAGCCGATGAGCCTCTTCTGACCCAGCTGACCCTGCCGCCGGACGGACGGTCCGCCGGGCCTATCCATCCGGCAGGAGAACGGCCGGCCGCATCGGTTCCCGGCAAGACGCCTGCGCGCTTGCTGCCCGATGCGCGCCGATCATTCCAATCAAAAAAGGCTCCTCTCAACAGAGAGGAGCCGGAATGGATGCAGGCTGCGCCAGCAGCCGTCAGGCGCGGGTGTCGAACATCGACAGCACCATCTTGCTGGGCTCGAGCGCGTACACGGTGTGCGGCAGACGCGCGCCGAGGTACACCACGCCGCCGGGCTGGAGCACGGTCTCGCGCCCTTCGGCGCCGATGCGCAGCTTGCCCTCGAGCACCTGGATCATGACGGGCATCGCCGCGGTGTGTTCGGTGAGCACCTGATCCTTGTCGAAGCCGAACAGCACGGTGCGCAGGCCGTCCTCCTTCAGCACGGTGCGCGAGACCGTGGCCTCGGTCTGGACCTCGATCATCGACGCCAGATCGGCGATATCGACCATATGCGCCTCGGCACCCGCCGCGGCCTGTTCCTTCTTGTGCTTGCAACCGCAGTCGCCGTTGCAGTGGCGTTGCTCATCGCTCATCTTGATCTCCTTGGGTTGTCGCCCCGCCGGTTGCGGCGGCGGGACCGATGGCATGTTGATTGTACCGACGCGGCACGGCCGCGGTCTACCGTTCGGCCGGCTTGCGCACGACGAACGCGATGCCGGTCAGTTCCTTGCTGTACTTGCTGAAGGTGCGCTTCATGCTGAGCACGCGGGCGCGCACGTCCTTGTCGCCGAGCACGTTGCGCAGGATGCGCAGCACGCCGCCGATGCCCTCGTCGGCCAGATTGCGCTTCATGTTGAGCAGCGCCATCGGCTCCTTGCCGCTCCGCGGCACCTCGAAGCCCTCGCTTTCGAGCAGCTGGCGCCACTCCGCCTCGGTGAGCGGGCGCGCGTTGACCTTGATGCTGCGGGCCAGGGCCTGCCTGATCTCGTCCTTGACGGACTCGTCGAGGCTGTCGGGCTGCAGGCCTAGCTCATGGATCGAATACGTGCCGCCCGGGCGCAGCAGCCGGAACGCCTCGGCGATGATCGCGCGCTTGCCGCCTTCGGTCTGCATGGTCAGCATCGCCTCGCCGATCACCGTGTCGGCGCTGTCCGGCTCCAGTCCGGTGTCGGCCGCGTCGGCGCGCACGCAGGACGCGGGAATGCCGGTCTGTTCGGCGGCCAGACGCGTGATGATGTCGACGACCTGCGGGTCACGGTCGACGCCGCGGTGGCTTTTCGGCCTGTCGTCCAGGATCAGCCGCGTGGTGCGGCCGAGGCCGGGGCGAATTCGACGACGTCGCGTCCGGCGATCAGGGTCTCCGCCAGCATGCGCCTGGTGAGCTTCTCGCCGCCCGGGCGCAGCACGCGCTTGCCGATGCGCGCCAGCAGCCAATGGCCCTGCATATGCGCCACGTCGCGGTCCGACTGCGGCAGCGCGCCGGCCTGACCGTTCTCGGGATGTTGTGCGGTTGTGTGATGTTCGCTATGTGCCATGTTTCGAGATGGTATCGTTCACGTTGCGGGGAAAACAAGGGTTGTTCGGCAAAGGGCGACGTGATGTGCGTCACAGGGGGGAACGGCGGTCAGCCGTCGATCGCGCCCCGATCGATCATCGATCCGTCCAGAAACCAATACCCATGCGGGTCGCCCCGCAATGCGGTGAACGGCACGAGCTCGACACCGGCCTCGTGCGCCTTGTCCAGCAGATACCGGCGTATGATCCACGGATACTCCAGCACCCCCGACCTGAGCTCGACGATCCGCTCCACGGTCGCCGCGCTCACGCCGAAATCCTCTCCGACCTGCTCCGCGGTCAGTCCCAGTCTGCGCATGTTCTCACGAAACTCGCGAATAGTCGCGGCGCGCTGTTCATTGGTCAACGACATGGAAACTCCTCTCCGCGCCACATTGTATGCGCCGCGGCCCGGCGCGCGGGTCTTCGCCGGCAGAGAACGGGAAAGCCGGCCAAACGCTCCGGAACCATGCCGTCGCCGGAGTGTCGCCGATTGTCTTCAAGCGCTCGAAGTTCGTACAGTACGGACTTATGAACAGCACGACCGCATGGCATACGATCCGCGAGGCGTCGATGATTTCGGGACTGCCCGAATCGACGCTGCGCTACTACGAGCAGATCGGCATCATCGACCCCATCGCGCGCGACCCCAGCTCCGGGCACCGCGCGTACTCCGACGACGACCTGGAAGCGCTGACGACGGTGTCATGCCTGGCGGCGACCGGCATGCCGCTGGACGCGATGCGCGAATACCTGCGCAACCGCTTTGACGGCCCGGAAGGAGCCCGGCGGCAGGTGGAGCTGCTGGACGCCCAATCGCTGCGGCTCGCGGCCAAAGCCGAAAGCATCCGCATGCAGCAGGCGTACGTGTCCTTCAAGACCCTGTACTGGCGGGCCATCGCCGAAGGGCGCAGCCAGGACGCCGACCGGCTGCTCGAGGAAAACCACGATATCGTGGAGAAGGTCAAACGGTTGCAGAACTCCGGCCAGACGCCGGCCCGAACGCCCGGCCGGAACGACGGCCGGTGACGGGAACCGGCCGGGCCGCACGCACGGACGCATAGAGGAATCGGACGCAAAGGAGACATCATGTTCGAGGAACTGAAGACCCGCATGAACAAGTTCTGGAACAACGACAGGGCGCTCGCCGAAACCGACCCGGAATTCGTGGAGCTGTTCTCGAACTTCGCCTACGACGAGGTGGTGCACGAGCCGGGCGCCAACCACCCGGATCTGGACGACGCCACCCGCGCGACGGCGATCCTCGCCGCCCTGATCGGGTGCCAGGGCGTCGACGAGTACGAGCTCATGCTGCCGGTCGCCTTCGAATCGGGCGTGAGCGCCGTGCAGGCGAAGGAGATCGTCTACCAGGCCGTCGCCTA encodes the following:
- a CDS encoding bifunctional ADP-dependent NAD(P)H-hydrate dehydratase/NAD(P)H-hydrate epimerase, which codes for MADHTDEGRLHTLRHAAYRGADVRAMERPLLDGGVPLMRMAANVTAHVTAGLIDEEGVALADARIALLAGAGDNGGDGLYAAAALAENGAAVTAVVVGRSLHREAFAAFVRAGGKVLVLDPASEVPGCAAGFGAGEAGERLRAAVELAQHCHVIIDAMTGIGLTGELRGIAGTLAASLGVTGGIPDRTALPYGETAGEFPLVVAVDTPSGVGVDDGAITGPYIPADVTVMFGAMKPCAMLPPAAYACGRVTLVDFGFDLAGHRPVIESVSGDTATEAIRLPRLADAKYSRGVTGLITGSASYPGAAVLSTRAAARTNVGMIRYMGPERARAMVLDVTPEAVLGKGHVQAWVVGSGVPSAEADEDQRDAQRQTIAKLLSHYAISDDDDDDLAYDMPPVVVDAGALDLLPDEVPPQVVITPHAGELAALLSDRGEDVDAEAVQLEPLHWALRAHELTGATVLLKGAITIVVGEANDADDAEAPASAVRPSTAGTLDGEEAADIEFDESGPDDAEPRMLVVGRAPAWLGTAGAGDVLAGMIGALIAQQDEDEPVMDAVAAGAYLHGYAAAIASASDQRGFNPPVIYGTAARKPMGTLGHPIIASDVIDAIPEAVRRLLS
- a CDS encoding DUF2316 family protein; translation: MSLTNEQRAATIREFRENMRRLGLTAEQVGEDFGVSAATVERIVELRSGVLEYPWIIRRYLLDKAHEAGVELVPFTALRGDPHGYWFLDGSMIDRGAIDG
- a CDS encoding cupin domain-containing protein, which produces MSDEQRHCNGDCGCKHKKEQAAAGAEAHMVDIADLASMIEVQTEATVSRTVLKEDGLRTVLFGFDKDQVLTEHTAAMPVMIQVLEGKLRIGAEGRETVLQPGGVVYLGARLPHTVYALEPSKMVLSMFDTRA
- a CDS encoding HAD family hydrolase — protein: MTNAPITDVIFDFCGVLLDWQTRACLEGHFDQDLVDAICADDDPHGFFRYEDRMDAGEDFDAIYPDVVREQGDGIAGVFRYYIGHYGDALPRILPGMVELLADLRANGYGAWGLTNWSHETFHIAFEKYPRLEELLQGTVVSGVEKMHKPNADIYELALSRFGLDTGRCVFFDDTARNVVGADEVGIHGVLFENALQARESLAALGVRL
- a CDS encoding ABC transporter ATP-binding protein encodes the protein MNTVKELLRHVGGYRRDSLLTPMWMIAEVVCEMIIPLLMAVLIDQGVEKGDMGVIARTADIMVCVALVGLFVGCMGSVFGSRASAGLARNLRQDQYDNIQTFSFSNIDRFSTPSLVTRLTTDVMNIQNAYMMILRMVPRAFSSLIIAMCMAFVVSGTMALIYLGAVVVLGVVLGVLMSIAARYFRRAFPEYDAMNESVEENVTAIRTVKSFAREDMQTSVFKATSKRIYDIFLKAELVLAAVDPIIQTTVWGCLLLISWVGSHLIVQDRLTTGDLTSLLMYCMNILMSLVMLSMTVVMITMSSASARRIVEVLVERDDMPVAAHPVTEVADGSIEFSHVDFAYPAVVLSEHDPAARRRAEATRRLGSRGPENVLDDIDLTIPSGAVVGVIGGTGSSKTTLVNLIPRLYDVTDGSLKVGGVDVRDYDRGALRDNVAVVLQNNVLFSGTILSNLRWGDPGATVEDCRRACRIACADEFIDRLPDGYESVVEQGGQNFSGGQKQRLCIARALLKNPKVLILDDSTSAVDTGTDARIRRAFASRMPGVTKIIIAQRLSSVEDADMIVVLDGGRINGVGTHAELLASNEIYRSIHELQTRGGGDFDEDGFDRLAPDGGDGERDGGVDGEAPAAQERTEEGEVR
- a CDS encoding NAD(P)H-dependent oxidoreductase, with protein sequence MSNVLVITSNPEPSSMTNATGEAFAEGAGAQGARTELIDLYGIGFDPVYTAADRAHYLGRGPMPEDVAALQARLAEADVIAIVFPVYWYTMPAMVKGLFDRVICRDFAYHADGRPGALAGKTVRVILLTGGSREWYESDGIGEALDNQIRRQTFAKYCGVTDAKLVYVDNLAMGDDDPAKRRAAAAQLDGIRELGASLVR
- a CDS encoding MerR family transcriptional regulator, with protein sequence MNSTTAWHTIREASMISGLPESTLRYYEQIGIIDPIARDPSSGHRAYSDDDLEALTTVSCLAATGMPLDAMREYLRNRFDGPEGARRQVELLDAQSLRLAAKAESIRMQQAYVSFKTLYWRAIAEGRSQDADRLLEENHDIVEKVKRLQNSGQTPARTPGRNDGR
- a CDS encoding class I SAM-dependent methyltransferase — encoded protein: MRPGLGRTTRLILDDRPKSHRGVDRDPQVVDIITRLAAEQTGIPASCVRADAADTGLEPDSADTVIGEAMLTMQTEGGKRAIIAEAFRLLRPGGTYSIHELGLQPDSLDESVKDEIRQALARSIKVNARPLTEAEWRQLLESEGFEVPRSGKEPMALLNMKRNLADEGIGGVLRILRNVLGDKDVRARVLSMKRTFSKYSKELTGIAFVVRKPAER
- a CDS encoding SOS response-associated peptidase translates to MCRRFAMDLDWDAIARQFAVDDDDVSDRLPPASYAVAPTQTIGIVAQGRDGRRHLNGAHWSLIPRWSASKTLSYPTYNARMESAQHKPTFAESVQSMRAVIPASGYYEWKGRRPFYFHAEHDAPLLMAGLYSWWRPNASAPWLLTATILTCPAAEEFARIHDRMPMLVPADMTGEWLDRSIDGARLLRPVCEAGAELSRALRFHEVAPLSGDGRRLIAPLDHSEPMSLF
- a CDS encoding ABC transporter ATP-binding protein — encoded protein: MAAGAKQGRELDHPFRTFMRLMRFVLSLYGWQYCVVIAMIVVTIFASVRGNLFFQTLIDDYIMPMVTTGDHDFAPLLGAIGAMAALYAAGIAASAVSAVMKAFVTQGFMMKLRNRMFSHMQRLPLGYFDTNSRGDVMSLYTNDIDTLRQMVSQSVPQIINSVISIAMVLVSMIYLSVPLTVVVLVVSGVMVWTTKVLTGKSGTFFSRQQKSVGALNGYVEEMMSGQKVVKVFTHEQAAKRDFRALNDRLYEASNNANKFSGFLGPINNQLGYVAYVLCALVGGALAVSGATGLTLGALVSFLTFVKSFTMPISQVSQQLNAIVMGLAGADRIFKLLDRRVESDDGTVTLVSVRRDGEGNLVESDRRTDRWGWKPGSREAGAAEPSVIVPMRGDIRLRDVSFGYVPGKTILHDMSMFAKPGQKIALVGSTGAGKTTITNLITRFYDIDAGSITYDGIDIADIRKADLRRSLGMVLQDTHLFSGSIMENIRFGRLDATDEEVIAAAKLANAHTFIERLPGGYGTQLSADGASLSQGQRQMLAIARAAVADPPALILDEATSSIDTRTEALVQEGMDQLMRGRTTFVIAHRLSTIRNADCIMVIEAGRIIERGTHDELIAQQGRYYTLYTGLKGAGGAD